In one window of Miscanthus floridulus cultivar M001 chromosome 12, ASM1932011v1, whole genome shotgun sequence DNA:
- the LOC136497311 gene encoding thylakoid lumenal 29 kDa protein, chloroplastic-like, protein MAGANFLSTAPLVARGVAACSSISTPTRRHPHIRVCCRAHGEGSEAAAHEERLRFRRRDFIGTCVGTAIGLELIDGSTRFFGVATAADLIERRQRSEFQSKIKDTLYVAIKAKPELVPSLLTLALNDAITYDKATKTGGANGSIRLETSRPENSGLSAALDLLTEAKKEIDSFSKGGPISFADLIQFAAQSALKRSFLDAAIAKCGGNEEKGRTLYSAYGSNGQWGLFDRTFGRADAQEADPEGRVPEWSKASVQEMKDRFVAVGLGPRQLAVMSAFLGPDQAATEERLIVDPDCRPWVEKYQRSRETVSRTDYEVDLITTLTKLSSIGQNINYEAYTYPKQKIDLGKLKL, encoded by the exons ATGGCGGGAGCGAACTTCCTCTCCACCGCGCCGCTAGTCGCCCGAGGCGTCGCTGCCTGCTCTTCCATTTCAACTCCGACACGGAGGCACCCGCAC ATTCGGGTGTGCTGCCGGGCTCACGGTGAAGGCTCGGAGGCCGCTGCCCATGAAGAGCGTCTTCGATTCCGTCGGAGAGATTTCATCGGCACCTGCGTCGGGACAGCCATTGGTTTG GAATTGATCGACGGCTCTACGAGATTCTTTGGAGTGGCTACTGCAGCTGATCTCATTGAGCGTAGACAACGGTCGGAGTTCCAAT CAAAAATCAAAGATACCCTCTACGTAGCCATAAAG GCTAAGCCAGAGCTCGTTCCATCATTGTTGACCTTGGCACTGAATGATGCCATCACATATGACAAG GCCACAAAAACTGGAGGTGCAAATGGATCTATCAGGCTAG AAACAAGCAGACCTGAAAACAGTGGGCTCTCTGCTGCATTGGATTTGCTGACTGAAGCCAAAAAGGAGATAGATTCCTTTTCCAAGGGAGGTCCCATTTCATTTGCAGATCTGATCCAGTTTGCAG CACAATCAGCACTGAAGAGATCTTTTCTTGACGCGGCCATTGCCAAATGTGGTGGAAATGAAGAGAAGGGAAGAACCCTATACTCTGCATATGGTTCAAATGGGCAG TGGGGTCTGTTCGATAGAACATTCGGGAGAGCAGATGCACAGGAAGCAGATCCAGAGGGAAGAGTGCCTGAGTGGAGCAAAGCTTCTGTGCAGGAGATGAAGGATAGGTTCGTCGCTGTTGGGTTGGGTCCTCGCCAG CTTGCTGTTATGTCAGCATTCCTTGGACCTGACCAGGCTGCTACCGAGGAACGACTGATAGTTGATCCGGATTGCCGTCCATGGGTGGAGAAGTACCAGCGGAGCCGCGAGACTGTCTCCCGGACTGACTATGAA GTTGACCTGATAACCACACTCACAAAGCTGAGCTCCATTGGCCAGAACATAAACTATGAAGCCTACACATACCCTAAGCAAAAGATTGACCTGGGCAAATTGAAACTGTAA
- the LOC136496082 gene encoding V-type proton ATPase subunit G1-like yields the protein MDANRRQSGIQQLLAAEQEAQQIVNAARAAKSARLRQAKEEAEREIAEYRAQMEAEFQRKVAEEETATKIEQLNQQAASISPEVIQMLLRHVTTVKN from the exons ATGGATGCGAACAGGCGCCAGAGTGGAATTCAGCAGTTGTTGGCTGCAGAGCAAGAGGCTCAGCAGATTGTAAATGCAGCTAGGGCTG CTAAGTCAGCAAGGCTTAGGCAAGCCAAGGAGGAGGCTGAGAGGGAAATAGCTGAATACCGTGCCCAGATGGAGGCTGAATTCCAGAGAAAGGTTGCAGAG GAAGAGACAGCAACAAAAATTGAACAACTCAATCAACAGGCTGCAAGCATATCCCCAGAAGTCATTCAGATGCTTCTGAGGCATGTCACCACTGTGAAGAACTGA
- the LOC136496084 gene encoding uncharacterized protein encodes MTKINVDATLSNNSCIATVAAIARDEVGIFLGASAIVMEGVSDLETAEALACREGLALSSDLMLQKVRIAANCTNIVKNMHGPGMTPYGHIIREIKSCMASFALVEVVYESRNSNGDAHRLAKSSIYESVGAACLAAFSF; translated from the coding sequence ATGACGAAGATAAATGTGGATGCTACACTATCTAACAATTCTTGCATTGCGACGGTGGCAGCTATTGCAAGGGATGAGGTAGGCATCTTTTTGGGAGCGTCTGCAATTGTGATGGAAGGAGTTTCAGATCTAGAGACGGCGGAAGCGTTGGCCTGCAGAGAAGGTCTAGCTCTCTCGAGTGACCTTATGCTTCAGAAGGTCAGGATTGCTGCCAACTGCACGAACATAGTGAAGAATATGCATGGTCCGGGGATGACTCCCTATGGCCACATCATCAGGGAGATTAAGTCATGTATGGCAAGCTTCGCATTGGTGGAGGTCGTCTATGAAAGTAGGAACTCGAATGGTGATGCTCATAGATTAGCTAAAAGCTCAATTTATGAATCTGTGGGGGCGGCATGTTTGGCTGCTTTTTCCTTCTAA
- the LOC136497312 gene encoding multiple organellar RNA editing factor 2, chloroplastic-like, producing MATAARALVAARPARPLLPSRRLPSSSSIRPPRQRGGVGSVRCMARRPDSSYSPLRSGQGGDRAPTEMAPLFPGCDYEHWLIVMDKPGGEGATKQQMIDCYIQTLAQVVGSEEEAKKKIYNVSCERYFGFGCEIDEETSNKLEGLPGVLFVLPDSYVDAENKDYGAELFVDGEIVQRSPERQRRVEPVPQRAQDRPRYSDRTRYVKRRENQSYQR from the exons ATGGCCACCGCAGCGCGCGCCCTCGTCGCCGCACGCCCGGCGCGGCCTCTCCTCCCGTCACGGCGCCTTCCATCCTCCTCTTCCATCCGTCCCCCCCGGCAACGTGGCGGCGTTGGGTCCGTCCGCTGCATGGCGCGGCGGCCGGATTCCTCGTATTCCCCGCTGCGGTCGGGTCAGGGCGGTGACCGTGCGCCGACGGAGATGGCTCCTCTGTTCCCTGGCTGCGACTACGAGCACTGGCTCATCGTCATGGACAAGCCCGGCGGCGAGGGCGCCACTAAGCAGCAAATGATCGATTGCTACATCCAGACCCTTGCCCAGGTGGTAGGGAG CGAGGAGGAGGCAAAGAAGAAGATATACAACGTATCCTGCGAGCGCTATTTTGGATTCGGATGTGAAATTGATGAAGAGACCTCCAACAAACTCGAAG GCCTTCCAGGGGTTCTATTTGTGCTTCCTGACTCTTATGTTGATGCTGAGAACAAGGATTATGGTG CTGAGTTATTTGTGGACGGTGAAATTGTTCAGCGATCGCCAGAAAGGCAGAGAAGGGTGGAGCCAGTGCCTCAGAGAGCTCAAGATCGACCCCGGTACAGTGATCGGACCCGCTATGTGAAGCGGAGGGAGAACCAATCTTACCAGCGATGA